Proteins from a genomic interval of Paenibacillus lentus:
- the dut gene encoding dUTP diphosphatase: MSYEVQIKRLAGNEDLELPRKMSELASGFDLYAAITDEIVLEPGQRTLIPTGFALAMPAGLEAQIRPRSGLAFKHGITCLNTPGTIDADYRGEVKVLLINHGEEPFTFHRGERIAQMVFQIVPEVNLIQVDELSATVRGAGGFGHTGRN; this comes from the coding sequence TTGTCGTATGAAGTCCAAATTAAGCGTTTAGCAGGAAATGAAGACCTTGAGCTTCCCCGTAAGATGTCAGAGCTGGCTTCCGGATTTGATCTATACGCAGCGATTACAGATGAAATCGTGCTCGAACCGGGACAGCGAACATTGATTCCGACGGGCTTTGCTCTCGCTATGCCGGCAGGGCTTGAAGCCCAGATTCGCCCGCGCAGCGGGCTGGCATTTAAGCATGGCATTACTTGTCTAAATACACCTGGTACGATCGACGCTGACTACCGTGGGGAAGTTAAAGTGCTGCTGATTAACCATGGAGAAGAACCATTTACATTTCATCGGGGTGAGCGTATCGCCCAAATGGTATTCCAAATCGTTCCTGAGGTGAATTTGATCCAGGTGGACGAATTGTCCGCTACCGTTCGTGGTGCTGGCGGATTTGGCCATACAGGAAGAAATTAA
- a CDS encoding FtsK/SpoIIIE family DNA translocase, which produces MARKKKKKKAALGTMLKYEIYGIILITLSIIALSGEAAVGRTLSKMSALVLGKFYFVIPLIGIFIGLSVMINRKWPARWNTRRSGALLAVLSLVLMSTTLAMEKKLAPSVSLSAGSIMSQIHHDLQTALFEPTLGETGFSLLGLDISGGYVGGLEFALLYSLFGIAGAKLIMIVMMAISFMLITGLSYVELFRLIRKHLGGVGTKFSRKLKLLRPVPVHSKSKRPAAEPVQDAGYEEQEQEEEELSLPAQPRNRPVFFQLFNFKPRPKPVEPAGDVHEDLGEQINDYRDPYSSDVDWNALKYGDSHSRSTAARFDPLTGEPLVQQEEQGEVGPIIRDFFDNIHLEGRPTDAEREGEEQAEEQPLWPKEAETESAPEVILLSEDLDLPEAETMVEGALIDDSSIEDPSGESVEGITGAEDKLEGADPPPKPAPKPYKLPPFRLLSKPAGSGKAGDQADYKQTARKLEATLESFGVRARVLEVVRGPAVTRYEIQPDIGVKVSRIVNLTDDIALALAARDIRMEAPIPGKSAIGIEVPNNEVSLVTMREVMETPVFQDADSKLSIAFGRDISGQTIVGNLAKMPHLLVAGATGSGKSVCINGIITSILYKAKPDEVKFLMVDPKMVELNVYNGIPHLLAPVVTDPKRASLALKKIVVEMEKRYELFSKSGARNVEGYNLMMKDNPEAVLPYIVVIVDELADLMMVAANDVEDAIARLAQMARAAGIHLIIATQRPSVDVITGVIKANIPSRIAFGVSSQVDSRTILDMAGAEKLLGRGDMLFMPMGASKPIRVQGAFMSDQEVEAIVGYVRGQAQAEYDESLVPEVDEEVQETEEVVDELFDQAVQIILEAKQASVSLLQRRMRIGYTRAARLIDSMEARGIVGPYEGSKPREVLISMEQFKLGKISS; this is translated from the coding sequence TTGGCGCGAAAAAAGAAGAAAAAAAAGGCAGCATTGGGCACCATGCTCAAGTATGAGATATATGGGATCATCCTGATTACTTTATCGATCATAGCCTTGTCTGGGGAAGCCGCGGTAGGCAGGACGTTATCGAAAATGTCCGCACTTGTTCTGGGCAAGTTTTATTTTGTCATTCCATTGATCGGAATTTTTATTGGACTCAGTGTGATGATTAACCGTAAATGGCCGGCTCGCTGGAATACGCGACGCAGTGGAGCGCTGCTTGCCGTATTGTCACTTGTTCTTATGAGCACGACATTAGCAATGGAGAAGAAGTTGGCACCATCGGTGTCTTTGTCTGCAGGCAGCATTATGTCGCAGATTCATCATGATCTTCAAACCGCTCTGTTTGAGCCAACGCTGGGAGAAACCGGGTTCAGTCTTCTTGGCTTGGACATAAGCGGCGGATATGTGGGTGGCCTGGAGTTCGCTCTGTTGTATTCTCTATTTGGCATTGCTGGTGCAAAGCTGATTATGATCGTCATGATGGCGATTAGCTTTATGTTAATTACAGGGTTGTCTTATGTCGAATTATTCCGTCTTATTCGGAAGCATTTAGGCGGGGTAGGAACAAAATTCAGCCGAAAGCTGAAATTGCTGAGACCTGTTCCTGTTCATAGCAAATCAAAACGGCCTGCTGCAGAGCCAGTACAAGATGCAGGATATGAGGAACAGGAGCAGGAGGAAGAGGAATTGTCGTTGCCTGCTCAGCCGAGAAACAGGCCGGTTTTCTTTCAATTGTTTAACTTCAAGCCTCGTCCGAAGCCTGTGGAACCTGCTGGGGATGTGCATGAAGATTTAGGCGAACAGATTAACGATTACCGTGACCCATATAGTTCCGATGTGGACTGGAATGCACTGAAGTACGGCGATAGTCATTCGAGATCCACGGCAGCAAGATTTGATCCTTTAACTGGCGAACCGCTCGTTCAGCAAGAAGAGCAAGGCGAGGTAGGGCCTATTATCCGTGATTTCTTTGACAACATTCATCTTGAAGGCCGCCCGACTGATGCTGAGCGCGAAGGGGAGGAGCAAGCTGAAGAACAGCCGCTGTGGCCGAAGGAGGCCGAGACAGAGTCGGCGCCAGAGGTTATTTTGCTTTCGGAGGATTTGGACTTGCCAGAGGCGGAAACCATGGTTGAGGGTGCTTTGATTGATGATTCTTCGATTGAAGATCCTTCTGGAGAAAGTGTTGAAGGTATTACCGGAGCGGAGGATAAGCTGGAAGGAGCGGATCCACCGCCGAAGCCAGCTCCTAAACCGTATAAGCTGCCGCCGTTCCGCTTGCTATCCAAGCCTGCTGGTAGCGGCAAGGCTGGGGATCAGGCGGATTATAAACAAACAGCCCGGAAACTCGAGGCAACTCTCGAGAGTTTTGGAGTAAGGGCTCGTGTGTTGGAGGTCGTTCGAGGTCCTGCTGTAACGAGGTATGAAATTCAGCCGGATATCGGGGTAAAGGTAAGCCGGATTGTTAACCTGACGGATGATATCGCTCTGGCGCTCGCCGCTAGGGATATTCGTATGGAAGCGCCGATTCCTGGAAAATCCGCAATTGGCATCGAGGTTCCGAATAATGAAGTTTCGTTGGTGACGATGCGGGAAGTGATGGAAACGCCAGTGTTTCAGGATGCCGATTCGAAGCTGTCCATCGCCTTTGGGCGGGATATTTCCGGGCAGACGATTGTCGGAAATCTCGCGAAGATGCCCCATTTACTTGTAGCCGGGGCAACCGGCTCCGGAAAGTCGGTATGTATCAACGGAATCATTACAAGTATTTTATATAAAGCGAAGCCGGATGAAGTGAAATTTCTGATGGTCGACCCCAAAATGGTTGAGCTAAACGTATATAATGGGATTCCCCATCTTCTTGCTCCAGTAGTCACCGATCCGAAACGAGCTTCGCTGGCGCTCAAAAAGATTGTCGTTGAAATGGAGAAGCGCTACGAGTTGTTCTCCAAATCCGGAGCCCGAAATGTGGAAGGCTATAATCTGATGATGAAGGACAATCCGGAAGCCGTACTTCCATATATTGTCGTTATCGTTGATGAGCTCGCTGACTTAATGATGGTTGCAGCAAATGATGTTGAGGATGCGATTGCTCGGTTGGCGCAGATGGCGCGTGCTGCGGGTATCCATCTCATCATTGCCACGCAGCGTCCTTCTGTAGATGTCATTACCGGCGTCATTAAAGCGAACATTCCGTCGCGCATCGCTTTTGGCGTATCTTCTCAAGTAGACTCCCGAACGATTCTGGATATGGCGGGCGCGGAGAAGCTTCTTGGACGCGGGGATATGCTCTTTATGCCGATGGGAGCTTCAAAGCCGATTCGTGTGCAAGGTGCTTTTATGAGTGATCAAGAAGTTGAAGCAATCGTAGGTTATGTTCGCGGACAAGCTCAAGCGGAGTATGATGAAAGCCTCGTTCCAGAAGTGGATGAAGAGGTGCAGGAAACGGAAGAGGTTGTGGACGAACTGTTCGATCAAGCGGTTCAGATTATCTTGGAAGCTAAGCAGGCATCGGTGTCGTTGTTGCAAAGACGGATGCGGATCGGCTACACGCGTGCAGCCCGATTGATTGATTCTATGGAGGCACGGGGCATCGTTGGTCCTTACGAGGGCAGCAAGCCACGGGAAGTTTTGATTTCTATGGAGCAGTTCAAGTTAGGCAAAATATCTTCTTGA
- a CDS encoding YlzJ-like family protein, whose amino-acid sequence MTYYTIMPEEAYWDDKEASDSSYTEIELGGILMQVRIEENNNQATIVRLLRCSLDDYLNPAYAPGQQISFAPTLNKQ is encoded by the coding sequence ATGACTTATTATACGATCATGCCGGAAGAGGCTTATTGGGACGATAAGGAAGCATCCGATAGCAGCTATACTGAAATTGAGCTTGGCGGTATTTTGATGCAGGTAAGAATAGAGGAGAATAACAATCAGGCGACCATTGTTCGATTGCTGCGCTGCTCTCTAGATGACTATTTAAACCCTGCATATGCGCCTGGTCAACAAATTTCGTTTGCTCCTACACTAAATAAACAATAA
- the dpsA gene encoding dipicolinate synthase subunit DpsA, translated as MLTGLTIVFIGGDARQIEIINKCTELDATVKVVGFDQLEPPLFGVSHEKLSPGLLVEADVIVFPVVGCDDQGKVSAPFAKEEIVINREVFSAIREGTAVYTGMAKSLLKRMAAEFSFKLIELLERDDVAIYNSIPTAEGALMMAIQHTDITIHGSTCMVLGLGRTGFTLAQTLQGLGAKVKAGVRREDQAARAIQMGWKPFVATDSAAYTGEIDLIFNTIPTMIVTAQIISKLPRSVVIIDLASAPGGTDFRFAEKRGIKALLAPGLPGIVAPKTAGIIMANTICQSISKEFHLRGDEM; from the coding sequence ATACTTACCGGACTAACTATAGTGTTCATTGGCGGGGACGCTCGGCAGATCGAAATCATTAACAAGTGCACGGAGCTTGACGCAACAGTGAAGGTAGTCGGTTTCGATCAACTGGAGCCTCCTCTATTCGGAGTTTCGCATGAAAAGCTGTCACCCGGCCTATTAGTGGAAGCTGACGTCATTGTATTCCCGGTGGTTGGCTGCGATGACCAAGGAAAAGTCAGCGCACCGTTCGCCAAGGAAGAAATCGTAATAAACCGGGAAGTGTTTTCGGCGATCCGGGAAGGGACGGCGGTCTATACAGGAATGGCCAAGAGTTTACTGAAACGCATGGCCGCCGAATTTAGTTTCAAATTAATCGAGCTGTTAGAGCGAGATGATGTCGCGATTTACAACTCGATTCCGACGGCTGAAGGAGCCTTGATGATGGCTATTCAGCATACAGACATTACGATTCATGGCTCTACCTGTATGGTACTTGGTTTAGGGAGAACAGGCTTCACTCTGGCGCAAACCTTGCAGGGCCTCGGGGCAAAAGTGAAGGCGGGAGTCCGTCGGGAGGATCAAGCCGCCAGAGCGATCCAAATGGGATGGAAGCCTTTTGTAGCAACGGATTCAGCCGCTTACACAGGGGAAATCGACTTGATTTTTAACACAATTCCGACTATGATAGTCACAGCACAAATCATCTCTAAATTGCCCCGTAGTGTGGTTATTATCGATCTGGCTTCGGCTCCGGGTGGGACGGATTTTCGCTTCGCTGAGAAGCGGGGAATCAAGGCGCTTCTTGCCCCTGGTTTACCAGGAATCGTAGCTCCTAAGACGGCTGGAATCATCATGGCGAACACGATCTGTCAGTCGATATCGAAAGAGTTCCATTTACGGGGGGATGAAATGTGA
- the dapG gene encoding aspartate kinase: MHILVQKFGGTSLSTSEAREHVISHIRRELDNGYQLVIVVSAMGRKGDPYATDTLLDLIEQTGGSLSSREQDLLLCCGEIISASVLSGLLQHQGISSTVLTGAQAGFRTDSQFGNARILDVVPSRVLEELEKKDVVIVTGFQGQNLNGEFTTLGRGGSDTSATALGAALRAEMVDIYTDVNGILTADPRIVEDARALPHVSYAEICNMAYQGAKVIHPRAVEIAMQSGIPIRVRSTFSNSEGTLVANPEGFKDVQTGVVDRYVTGIAYVGNVTQITVQSSEPSKGNLQLKVFQAMAENAISVDFINVTPTGVVYTVFDSDARKASSILESMGFLPQILSGCAKVSVIGGGINGVPGIMAKIVEALAEQGIQILQSADSNTTIWVLVNKEDMVQALRALHTKFELAH, from the coding sequence ATGCACATTTTGGTGCAGAAGTTCGGCGGTACATCTCTCTCTACATCTGAAGCGAGGGAGCACGTCATATCACATATTCGCCGGGAGTTGGACAATGGCTACCAGCTTGTAATTGTAGTATCCGCAATGGGGCGGAAAGGAGATCCCTATGCAACAGACACGCTGCTTGACTTGATCGAGCAGACTGGGGGATCTCTTTCCTCGCGTGAACAGGATTTACTGCTGTGCTGCGGTGAGATCATATCTGCAAGCGTGCTAAGCGGTTTGCTTCAACACCAAGGTATATCATCTACTGTTCTTACAGGAGCGCAAGCTGGATTCAGGACGGACAGCCAATTCGGAAATGCACGAATCCTTGATGTTGTCCCGTCTCGAGTACTTGAAGAATTGGAAAAAAAGGACGTCGTCATCGTAACTGGATTCCAAGGGCAGAATTTGAACGGCGAATTTACGACATTAGGACGAGGTGGCAGCGATACTTCAGCAACTGCGCTGGGTGCGGCGCTACGTGCTGAAATGGTCGATATATATACGGATGTGAATGGCATATTGACAGCCGATCCGCGAATTGTTGAGGATGCCAGGGCGCTCCCTCATGTTAGTTACGCTGAGATTTGTAATATGGCATATCAGGGAGCTAAAGTGATTCACCCCCGGGCAGTAGAAATCGCTATGCAGTCCGGCATCCCGATTCGAGTACGTTCTACATTTTCGAATAGCGAAGGGACGCTGGTTGCTAACCCGGAAGGTTTTAAAGATGTGCAGACTGGCGTTGTTGACAGATATGTCACAGGAATTGCATACGTCGGGAATGTAACTCAGATAACTGTGCAATCATCTGAACCGTCCAAAGGCAATTTGCAACTGAAAGTGTTTCAGGCGATGGCTGAAAATGCCATCAGCGTCGATTTTATTAATGTTACCCCGACGGGTGTCGTTTATACTGTTTTCGACAGTGATGCTAGAAAAGCATCCTCAATTTTAGAGTCGATGGGTTTCCTGCCTCAAATATTAAGCGGTTGTGCTAAAGTTTCTGTAATCGGTGGCGGGATTAACGGGGTTCCTGGAATTATGGCTAAAATCGTGGAAGCACTGGCCGAGCAAGGGATACAAATATTGCAGTCTGCGGATTCAAACACAACGATCTGGGTACTCGTCAATAAAGAAGATATGGTACAGGCGCTCAGAGCGCTTCACACTAAATTTGAACTCGCCCATTAG
- the dapA gene encoding 4-hydroxy-tetrahydrodipicolinate synthase, whose translation MDFGRLITAMVTPFDDKGVIDWEQTARLIEYLIEEQKSDSLVICGTTGESPTLSEEEKVSLFEFAVKQVKGRCQIIAGTGSNSTEESIQLTEKAEKCGVDGVLLVAPYYNKPNQEGLYRHFEAIARSTELPIMLYNVPSRTVISLSAETTLRLAELPNVVATKECASLEQVAQIVTGAPERFKVYSGDDSATLPALSVGAYGIVSVASHIIGKQMKEMIESFLNGRVADSAKLHRELLPVFKGLFECPHPVPNPVAVKYALNASGIAVGSVRLPLIPPTEEEARFIRNLLS comes from the coding sequence GTGGATTTCGGAAGATTGATTACAGCCATGGTAACTCCATTCGATGACAAAGGGGTTATCGATTGGGAGCAGACAGCTAGACTGATTGAGTATTTGATTGAAGAGCAAAAGTCTGACTCACTTGTCATTTGCGGTACGACGGGGGAGTCTCCCACATTAAGTGAGGAGGAGAAAGTTTCACTTTTTGAATTTGCCGTCAAGCAGGTCAAGGGACGGTGCCAAATTATCGCAGGTACAGGGAGCAACAGTACGGAAGAATCCATCCAGTTAACGGAAAAAGCCGAGAAATGCGGTGTGGACGGAGTACTTCTTGTAGCTCCTTATTATAACAAGCCGAACCAAGAAGGACTCTACCGTCATTTTGAAGCAATCGCCCGTTCGACGGAACTTCCGATCATGCTGTACAATGTGCCAAGTCGTACGGTAATAAGCCTTAGTGCAGAGACAACGCTGCGTTTGGCCGAGCTCCCGAATGTGGTTGCCACGAAAGAATGCGCATCGCTCGAACAGGTGGCTCAGATTGTAACTGGGGCTCCAGAGCGCTTTAAGGTATACTCCGGAGATGATTCGGCGACTTTGCCTGCTTTGTCAGTTGGCGCATATGGAATCGTTAGCGTAGCGAGCCATATTATCGGCAAGCAGATGAAGGAAATGATTGAATCGTTCTTGAATGGCCGCGTTGCAGATTCCGCGAAATTGCATCGGGAGTTGCTTCCTGTATTTAAAGGATTATTTGAATGCCCGCATCCGGTGCCAAATCCTGTAGCTGTAAAATACGCATTAAACGCATCAGGTATTGCCGTAGGCTCTGTGCGTTTGCCGCTTATCCCGCCTACGGAGGAAGAGGCAAGATTTATCCGAAATCTGCTTTCCTAA
- a CDS encoding ribonuclease J — protein MSKKMNNDKLTIFALGGVAEIGKNMYVVQYANDIVVIDAGLKFPEEDMLGIDIVIPDITYLTENRDKVRGIVLTHGHEDHIGGLPYVLKNLNVPVYGTKLTLGLVENKLKEAGLLGDTKRVLIHADSEIQLGSTLKATFFKTNHSIPDSVGVCIETPEGNVVHTGDFKFDHTPVNDQFADLHRMGEIGKKGVLALLSDSTNAEKPGFTPSEKNVGIVLDDIFRKAQQRVVVATFASNVHRIQQVIDATYSTDRKLTIIGRSMVNVVTIAAELGYLNVPDGILIDPDEVNKMAADRVVILCTGSQGEPMSALTRMARSTHRKVDILPGDTVIIAATPVPGNEKYVGRTIDELFRLGAEVIYSGSNSGVHVSGHGSQEELKLMLNLMRPKYFIPVHGEYRMLRKHALLGESVGIDPDNIFLLDIGEMVEIQNGAARKAGKVPAGNVLIDGLGVGDVGNIVLRDRKLLSQDGILVVVVTLSKQDGTIVSGPDIISRGFVYVRESEGLLEEANRIVSSTLEKLMSENVNEWASLKTNVKDSLGRFLYEQTRRRPMILPIIMEV, from the coding sequence TTGTCCAAAAAAATGAATAATGATAAATTGACGATCTTTGCATTGGGCGGCGTAGCGGAAATCGGAAAGAACATGTACGTCGTTCAATATGCCAATGACATCGTTGTAATTGATGCTGGCCTTAAATTTCCAGAAGAGGACATGCTTGGCATTGATATCGTCATTCCCGATATCACTTACTTGACAGAGAATCGTGACAAAGTAAGGGGCATCGTGCTTACGCACGGCCACGAAGACCATATCGGTGGATTGCCATATGTACTCAAAAACTTAAATGTTCCTGTCTACGGAACGAAATTGACGCTGGGGCTGGTTGAGAACAAATTAAAGGAAGCCGGTTTGCTTGGGGATACGAAGCGTGTACTCATTCATGCGGATTCGGAGATTCAGTTAGGCTCGACGCTAAAAGCGACATTCTTTAAAACAAACCACAGTATTCCTGATTCGGTTGGGGTGTGCATCGAAACGCCGGAAGGAAACGTAGTTCATACGGGTGACTTCAAATTTGACCATACTCCAGTTAATGATCAGTTTGCTGATTTGCACCGGATGGGGGAAATCGGGAAGAAAGGGGTACTGGCGCTATTATCGGATAGTACGAATGCCGAGAAGCCTGGGTTCACACCATCAGAGAAAAATGTTGGAATCGTATTGGATGATATTTTCCGGAAGGCTCAGCAGCGCGTTGTTGTTGCTACATTCGCCTCCAATGTACACCGAATTCAACAAGTGATCGATGCAACCTACTCGACAGATCGCAAACTCACGATTATTGGTCGCAGTATGGTTAACGTCGTGACGATTGCTGCAGAACTTGGCTACTTGAACGTTCCGGATGGTATCTTAATCGATCCGGACGAAGTGAACAAAATGGCGGCGGATCGTGTTGTCATACTCTGCACAGGCAGTCAAGGCGAGCCGATGTCAGCCTTAACTCGTATGGCTCGGTCAACTCACCGTAAGGTGGATATTCTGCCTGGAGATACAGTCATCATCGCGGCGACGCCAGTGCCTGGTAACGAAAAATACGTAGGACGCACGATTGATGAATTATTCCGTCTCGGCGCCGAGGTAATTTATAGCGGTTCTAATTCAGGAGTTCACGTCTCCGGGCATGGCAGCCAGGAAGAATTGAAATTGATGTTGAATTTGATGCGTCCTAAATATTTCATCCCTGTTCACGGGGAGTATCGAATGCTGCGGAAGCATGCTCTACTCGGTGAATCCGTCGGAATTGATCCGGATAACATCTTCTTGCTTGACATCGGCGAAATGGTAGAAATTCAGAATGGCGCAGCTCGCAAAGCGGGTAAAGTACCAGCTGGCAATGTGCTAATTGACGGGCTTGGAGTCGGTGACGTTGGGAATATCGTGCTTCGTGACCGTAAGCTGTTGTCTCAAGATGGCATTCTTGTTGTCGTTGTCACGCTGAGCAAACAAGATGGAACAATCGTTTCTGGACCAGACATTATATCCAGAGGCTTCGTATACGTTAGAGAGTCGGAAGGCCTTCTTGAAGAAGCAAATCGAATTGTATCCAGCACATTGGAGAAGTTAATGAGCGAAAATGTGAATGAATGGGCTTCGCTGAAGACGAACGTGAAGGATTCGTTAGGACGTTTCCTTTACGAACAAACACGGCGCAGACCGATGATTCTTCCCATCATTATGGAAGTGTGA
- a CDS encoding M16 family metallopeptidase: MHKTQLKNGLRVVMEKIPTFRSVSFGIWVKTGSRNESPDLGGISHFIEHMLFKGTERYDAKEIAEQFDAIGGNVNAFTSKEYTCYYAKVLDEHLPIAVDVLSDMFFRSLFDEEELRKEKNVILEEIAMYEDTPDDMVHDLISEAAYGSHPLALPILGTEEQLQAMEPSHLKAYMREKYTIDNTVISIAGNYDDNILDLLEEHFGRFSTRGTEGGLTAPDFLGDIKFHRKKTEQNHICMSFPGLPIGHKHQYAMVLLNNALGGGMSSRLFQEIREKRGLAYSVFSYHSSHADSGLFTVYAGTAPKQTKDVLELTKEILHDVSLNGLTDSELSKGKEQLKGSLILSLESTSSRMNRLGKNELMLGRHYTLDEIISRIEAVTMEDINAVLQGMFKQPYALAMVGSSDRVLSGIRRDELVV; encoded by the coding sequence GTGCACAAAACGCAACTTAAAAACGGCCTGAGGGTGGTTATGGAGAAAATCCCTACCTTCCGCTCGGTGTCCTTCGGCATATGGGTTAAGACTGGATCACGGAACGAAAGTCCCGATTTAGGCGGCATTTCACATTTCATTGAACACATGCTTTTCAAAGGAACTGAACGATATGATGCGAAAGAGATCGCTGAACAGTTTGACGCCATAGGCGGAAATGTTAATGCCTTTACGTCAAAGGAATATACTTGTTACTACGCCAAAGTATTGGACGAACATTTGCCGATTGCTGTAGATGTATTGTCCGATATGTTCTTTAGATCGTTGTTTGATGAGGAAGAGCTGCGCAAAGAGAAGAATGTTATTTTGGAAGAGATCGCGATGTATGAAGATACGCCAGATGATATGGTGCATGATCTTATATCCGAAGCTGCTTATGGCAGTCATCCTCTTGCCTTGCCTATCCTTGGGACAGAAGAACAACTGCAGGCGATGGAGCCATCTCATCTTAAGGCGTATATGCGCGAAAAATATACAATCGATAACACTGTTATCAGCATCGCAGGAAATTATGACGACAACATTCTCGATCTGCTGGAGGAGCATTTTGGTCGCTTCAGCACAAGAGGAACGGAAGGCGGGCTGACAGCTCCCGATTTTCTCGGTGACATAAAATTTCACCGTAAAAAAACAGAGCAAAACCACATCTGTATGTCTTTCCCTGGGCTACCGATCGGTCACAAACATCAGTATGCCATGGTATTGCTGAATAACGCTTTAGGGGGAGGGATGAGCTCACGGTTGTTCCAGGAAATTCGCGAGAAGCGGGGACTAGCTTACTCTGTATTTTCTTATCATAGCTCGCATGCGGACAGCGGACTGTTTACCGTATATGCGGGTACGGCTCCTAAGCAAACAAAGGATGTTCTTGAGCTAACTAAGGAAATATTGCACGATGTATCCCTTAACGGGCTTACGGATAGCGAACTGAGCAAAGGAAAGGAGCAGTTGAAGGGTAGCCTGATCCTTAGTTTAGAAAGTACAAGCAGTCGAATGAATCGTCTTGGAAAAAATGAGCTTATGCTCGGGCGGCATTATACGCTGGATGAAATTATTTCACGAATAGAAGCAGTGACGATGGAGGATATCAATGCCGTGCTGCAGGGGATGTTTAAGCAACCCTATGCTCTAGCTATGGTCGGTTCCTCTGATCGGGTATTGTCAGGAATAAGGAGAGATGAACTTGTCGTATGA
- a CDS encoding ClpP family protease, translated as MKEQRQRQQSKEATNEGTGPAPVVPEGEKTAAAVAAIEQLGQTTVPGPGESNVYCLTIIGQVEGHLILPPQNKTTKYEHLIPQLVAAEQNPRIEGILIILNTVGGDVEAGLAIAEMISSLTKPTVTVVIGGGHSIGVPIAVASDYSFIAESATMTIHPIRMTGLVIGVPQTFEYIEKMQERVVRFVTTHSKISENNFKELMFKTGELNRDIGTAVGGADAVKFGLIDGIGGIGQGLTKLNVLIEARRVSAGGITQ; from the coding sequence ATGAAGGAGCAACGACAACGACAGCAATCGAAAGAAGCTACTAACGAAGGAACAGGGCCTGCACCGGTTGTCCCTGAGGGGGAAAAAACAGCAGCAGCGGTGGCAGCGATTGAACAGCTTGGGCAAACTACGGTGCCTGGACCGGGGGAATCTAATGTATATTGTTTGACGATAATCGGGCAAGTTGAGGGTCACCTTATACTGCCCCCTCAGAACAAAACGACCAAGTACGAGCATTTGATTCCCCAACTGGTAGCGGCTGAACAAAACCCGCGTATTGAAGGAATATTAATTATTCTGAATACCGTTGGCGGGGACGTTGAGGCCGGGTTGGCGATCGCAGAAATGATTTCATCTCTCACTAAGCCGACCGTAACTGTCGTCATTGGCGGAGGGCACAGTATCGGGGTTCCGATTGCAGTAGCTTCCGATTATTCGTTTATAGCGGAGAGCGCAACGATGACCATCCACCCAATCCGAATGACAGGTTTGGTGATCGGCGTTCCGCAGACTTTTGAGTATATTGAGAAGATGCAGGAGAGGGTCGTACGATTTGTGACGACTCATTCAAAAATTTCTGAGAACAATTTCAAGGAGCTGATGTTCAAGACAGGGGAGTTAAACCGCGACATTGGTACAGCCGTAGGCGGGGCAGATGCAGTTAAATTTGGATTAATTGACGGAATCGGCGGGATCGGTCAAGGTTTGACGAAATTAAATGTATTGATCGAAGCCCGGCGCGTGTCAGCAGGGGGGATTACCCAATGA
- a CDS encoding dipicolinate synthase subunit B, translating to MNWQGKMVGYAVTGSHCTFAEVMPQIQRFVERGANVIPIISQSVLTTDTRFGKSDDWRKQLKDITGNDIISSIVEAEPLGPSKLLDVLVIAPCTGTTTSKLANAMTDSPVLMAAKAQLRNSRPVVLAVSTNDGLGFNLANIAKLIVAKNIYFVPFGQDNPTLKPNSLVARMELVPETAYAALEGKQYQPLIIERFR from the coding sequence GTGAATTGGCAAGGAAAAATGGTAGGTTACGCGGTAACGGGTTCGCATTGTACGTTTGCTGAAGTCATGCCGCAAATCCAGCGATTTGTCGAACGAGGCGCTAATGTCATACCGATTATTTCCCAATCTGTCTTAACGACGGATACCAGGTTTGGTAAGTCGGATGATTGGCGCAAACAGTTGAAAGATATAACGGGGAATGATATCATTTCTTCAATTGTCGAAGCTGAGCCGCTTGGGCCTAGCAAGCTGCTGGACGTACTTGTCATTGCTCCTTGCACTGGAACAACGACAAGTAAACTGGCAAACGCAATGACAGACAGTCCGGTTTTAATGGCAGCAAAGGCACAACTTCGTAATAGCCGGCCAGTTGTGTTGGCTGTTTCGACAAATGACGGATTGGGATTTAACTTGGCAAATATCGCTAAATTAATTGTGGCTAAGAACATTTATTTCGTTCCGTTTGGTCAGGATAATCCGACGTTAAAGCCAAATTCGCTTGTAGCCAGAATGGAACTCGTTCCCGAGACAGCTTATGCAGCGCTGGAGGGCAAGCAGTATCAACCGCTCATTATTGAGCGTTTTAGGTAA